The Phyllopteryx taeniolatus isolate TA_2022b chromosome 14, UOR_Ptae_1.2, whole genome shotgun sequence genome has a window encoding:
- the LOC133489129 gene encoding uncharacterized protein LOC133489129 isoform X3 — protein MSSIKGVSHLSRRAKRRLYFKLQMWIWRKRRENCCWGFIRGKKLVRMRRHNSCFNQKAQSERSKRNFQMYSSPVLERLQIKTSTLESDFGCASETINFSQTFNSPGAITQATSMASESIVEYEFADASEVALTGLDSHVKKQRNGLLDERPVVDDQSGQCCPVLQEPLPNADAKMSSKKTIPPKVEVGITELTDSIHEFLHGFFTLYGTFIPLQKSDVLRHLKRMFNTNFNERRHLIYEVVKCRISPMLWQPITSFRVVFKKHTLTLDDLSTLANQNWLNDQVINMYGELIMDAAQNKVLFLNSFFHRQLMTKGYDGVKRWTKQDATRCHQSPV, from the exons ATGTCTTCAATCAAGGGAGTTTCACATCTCTCAAGGCGGGCGAAGAGAcgtttgtattttaaattgcaGATGTGGATATGGCGGAAACGGAGGGAGAATTGCTGTTGGGGTTTTATTAGAGGCAAAAAATTGGTGCGAATGAGGCGCCATAACTCATGCTTCAACCAAAAGGCACAGTCAGAGAGAAGTAAAAGGAACTTTCAAATGTATTCTTCACCAGTTCTGGAACGTTTACAAATTAAAACATCCACACTTGAATCAGATTTCGGATGTGCTAGTGAAACAATTAATTTCTCACAAACATTCAACTCTCCAGGCGCCATCACTCAAGCAACAAGCATGGCATCAGAAAGCATTGTAGAGTATGAGTTTGCAGATGCCTCAGAAGTGGCACTCACTGGGCTGGATTCACATGTTAAGAAACAAAGAAACGGTCTTCTTGATGAGAGGCCCGTAGTTGATGACCAATCAGGACAATGCTGTCCTGTCCTTCAGGAACCACTTCCAAATGCAGATGCCAAAATGTCCAGTAAGAAAACAATTCCCCCTAAAGTTGAAGTCGGCATCACTGAACTGACAGACAGTATCCATg AATTTCTCCATGGGTTCTTCACATTGTATGGAACTTTCATCCCACTGCAGAAGAGTGATGTGTTAAGACACCTGAAGAGAATGTTCAACACAAATTTCAATGAGAG GAGACATTTAATCTACGAGGTTGTCAAGTGCAGAATCTCTCCAATGCTGTGGCAACCTATTACCTCCTTCCGAGTGGTCTTCAAGAAACACACCCTGACACTGGATGATTTATCCACCCTGGCCAATCAGAATTGGCTCAACGACCAG GTTATAAACATGTATGGAGAATTGATTATGGATGCTGCCCAAAACAAG GTCCTTTTTCTCAACAGTTTCTTCCATCGACAGCTCATGACCAAAGGTTATGATGGTGTTAAGAGATGGACAAAGCAG